The following proteins are encoded in a genomic region of Pseudorca crassidens isolate mPseCra1 chromosome 5, mPseCra1.hap1, whole genome shotgun sequence:
- the FBXO45 gene encoding F-box/SPRY domain-containing protein 1 isoform X1 has product MAAPAPGAGAASGGAGCSGGGGAGAGSGAAGAGGRLPSRVLELVFSYLELSELRSCALVCKHWYRCLHGDENSEVWRSLCARSLAEEALRTDILCNLPSYKAKIRAFQHAFSTNDCSRNVYIKKNGFTLHRNPIAQSTDGARTKIGFSEGRHAWEVWWEGPLGTVAVIGIATKRAPMQCQGYVALLGSDDQSWGWNLVDNNLLHNGEVNGSFPQCNNAPKYQIGERIRVILDMEDKTLAFERGYEFLGVAFRGLPKVCLYPAVSAVYGNTEVTLVYLGKPLDG; this is encoded by the exons ATGGCGGCGCCGGCCCCGGGGGCTGGGGCAGCCTCGGGAGGCGCTGGCTGTAGCGGTGGCGGCGGCGCGGGCGCCGGCTCCGGGGCCGCCGGGGCCGGGGGCCGGCTGCCCAGCCGGGTGCTGGAGTTGGTGTTCTCCTACCTGGAGCTGTCCGAGCTGCGGAGCTGCGCCCTGGTGTGCAAGCACTGGTACCGCTGCCTGCACGGCGATGAGAACAGCGAGGTGTGGCGGAGCCTGTGCGCCCGCAGCTTGGCAGAGGAGGCTTTGCGCACGGACATCCTCTGCAACCTGCCGAGCTACAAGGCCAAG ATACGTGCTTTCCAACATGCTTTCAGCACTAACGACTGCTCCAGGAATGTCTACATTAAGAAGAATGGCTTTACTTTACATCGAAACCCCATCGCTCAGAGCACTGATGGTGCAAGGACCAAGATTGGTTTCAGTGAGGGCCGCCATGCATGGGAAGTGTGGTGGGAGGGCCCTCTGGGCACTGTGGCAGTGATTGGAATTGCCACAAAACGGGCCCCCATGCAATGCCAAGGTTATGTGGCATTGCTGGGCAGTGATGaccagagctggggctggaatcTAGTGGACAATAATCTACTACATAATGGAGAAGTCAATGGCAGTTTTCCACAATGCAACAATGCACCAAAATATCAG ATAGGAGAAAGAATTCGAGTCATCTTGGACATGGAAGATAAGACTTTAGCTTTTGAACGTGGATATGAATTCCTGGGGGTTGCCTTTAGAGGACTTCCAAAGGTCTGCTTATATCCagcagtttctgctgtatatggTAACACAGAAGTGACTTTGGTTTACCTTGGAAAACCTTTGGATGGATGA
- the FBXO45 gene encoding F-box/SPRY domain-containing protein 1 isoform X2, with the protein MAAPAPGAGAASGGAGCSGGGGAGAGSGAAGAGGRLPSRVLELVFSYLELSELRSCALVCKHWYRCLHGDENSEVWRSLCARSLAEEALRTDILCNLPSYKAKIRAFQHAFSTNDCSRNVYIKKNGFTLHRNPIAQSTDGARTKIGFSEGRHAWEVWWEGPLGTVAVIGIATKRAPMQCQGYVALLGSDDQSWGWNLVDNNLLHNGEVNGSFPQCNNAPKYQSSSKFPVALLSPNFVL; encoded by the exons ATGGCGGCGCCGGCCCCGGGGGCTGGGGCAGCCTCGGGAGGCGCTGGCTGTAGCGGTGGCGGCGGCGCGGGCGCCGGCTCCGGGGCCGCCGGGGCCGGGGGCCGGCTGCCCAGCCGGGTGCTGGAGTTGGTGTTCTCCTACCTGGAGCTGTCCGAGCTGCGGAGCTGCGCCCTGGTGTGCAAGCACTGGTACCGCTGCCTGCACGGCGATGAGAACAGCGAGGTGTGGCGGAGCCTGTGCGCCCGCAGCTTGGCAGAGGAGGCTTTGCGCACGGACATCCTCTGCAACCTGCCGAGCTACAAGGCCAAG ATACGTGCTTTCCAACATGCTTTCAGCACTAACGACTGCTCCAGGAATGTCTACATTAAGAAGAATGGCTTTACTTTACATCGAAACCCCATCGCTCAGAGCACTGATGGTGCAAGGACCAAGATTGGTTTCAGTGAGGGCCGCCATGCATGGGAAGTGTGGTGGGAGGGCCCTCTGGGCACTGTGGCAGTGATTGGAATTGCCACAAAACGGGCCCCCATGCAATGCCAAGGTTATGTGGCATTGCTGGGCAGTGATGaccagagctggggctggaatcTAGTGGACAATAATCTACTACATAATGGAGAAGTCAATGGCAGTTTTCCACAATGCAACAATGCACCAAAATATCAG AGTTCCTCTAAGTTTCCAGTTGCTCTGCTGTCTCCAAATTTTGTCCTCTGA
- the WDR53 gene encoding WD repeat-containing protein 53 isoform X3 codes for MAVKWTGGHFSPVLCLNASQEGLVASGAEGGDLMVWGEDGTPLGHTRFQGADDVTSVLFAPSCPTKLYASHGETISILDVRSLKGSLDDFHANEEEINCVSLNETENLLASADDSGTIKILDLENKKVSRSLKRHSNICSSVAFRPQRPQSLVSCGLDMQVMLWNLQKARPLWITNLQEDETEEMEDPQSPGQLLNPALAHSVSVASCGNIFSCGAEDGIKTQRC; via the exons ATGGCAGTCAAGTGGACTGGTGGACATTTTTCTCCTGTTCTCTGCCTGAATGCAAGTCAAGAAGGGCTAGTGGCTTCTGGAGCAGAAGGTGGAGATCTCATGGTTTGGGGTGAAGATGGGACTCCATTAGGACACACACGCTTCCAAGGGGCAGACGATGTTACCAGTGTCTTATtcgctccctcctgccccaccaaGCTCTATGCCTCACATGGAGAAACCATTAGCATACTGGATGTCAGGTCTCTCAAAGGATCCTTGGACGATTTTCATGCGAATGAAGAAGAAATCAACTGTGTTTCACTGAATGAAACTGAAAACCTTCTGGCTTCTGCTGATGACTCCGGAACAATCAAAATCCTAGACTTGGAAAATAAGAAAGTTAGCAGATCACTGAAGAGACATTCcaatatctgttcttctgtagCTTTTCGGCCTCAAAGACCTCAGAGCCTGGTGTCATGTGGACTGGATATGCAG GTGATGCTGTGGAACCTTCAGAAAGCCCGGCCACTCTGGATTACAAATTTGCAGGAGGATGAAACAGAAGAAATGGAAGACCCACAATCACCTGGTCAGCTTCTAAACCCTGCCCTAGCCCACTCTGTGTCTGTGGCATCGTGTGGCAATATTTTTAGTTGTGGTGCAGAAGATG GAATCAagactcagagatgttaa
- the WDR53 gene encoding WD repeat-containing protein 53 isoform X5 has protein sequence MAVKWTGGHFSPVLCLNASQEGLVASGAEGGDLMVWGEDGTPLGHTRFQGADDVTSVLFAPSCPTKLYASHGETISILDVRSLKGSLDDFHANEEEINCVSLNETENLLASADDSGTIKILDLENKKVSRSLKRHSNICSSVAFRPQRPQSLVSCGLDMQVMSCREYLGDAVEPSESPATLDYKFAGG, from the exons ATGGCAGTCAAGTGGACTGGTGGACATTTTTCTCCTGTTCTCTGCCTGAATGCAAGTCAAGAAGGGCTAGTGGCTTCTGGAGCAGAAGGTGGAGATCTCATGGTTTGGGGTGAAGATGGGACTCCATTAGGACACACACGCTTCCAAGGGGCAGACGATGTTACCAGTGTCTTATtcgctccctcctgccccaccaaGCTCTATGCCTCACATGGAGAAACCATTAGCATACTGGATGTCAGGTCTCTCAAAGGATCCTTGGACGATTTTCATGCGAATGAAGAAGAAATCAACTGTGTTTCACTGAATGAAACTGAAAACCTTCTGGCTTCTGCTGATGACTCCGGAACAATCAAAATCCTAGACTTGGAAAATAAGAAAGTTAGCAGATCACTGAAGAGACATTCcaatatctgttcttctgtagCTTTTCGGCCTCAAAGACCTCAGAGCCTGGTGTCATGTGGACTGGATATGCAGGTGATGTCTTGCAGAGAGTACTTGG GTGATGCTGTGGAACCTTCAGAAAGCCCGGCCACTCTGGATTACAAATTTGCAGGAGGATGA
- the WDR53 gene encoding WD repeat-containing protein 53 isoform X1 — translation MAVKWTGGHFSPVLCLNASQEGLVASGAEGGDLMVWGEDGTPLGHTRFQGADDVTSVLFAPSCPTKLYASHGETISILDVRSLKGSLDDFHANEEEINCVSLNETENLLASADDSGTIKILDLENKKVSRSLKRHSNICSSVAFRPQRPQSLVSCGLDMQVMLWNLQKARPLWITNLQEDETEEMEDPQSPGQLLNPALAHSVSVASCGNIFSCGAEDGKIRIFRVMGVKCEQELGFKGHTLGVSHVCFLPESYLLLTGGNDGKIMLWDVSSEVEKKQKSPIKHTHKKKTKRAAYTKQGGNTHASAAGEDEHGKILPKLSIEHGEKVNWLLSTKIKGYQNILVADQTNCISVYPLKEF, via the exons ATGGCAGTCAAGTGGACTGGTGGACATTTTTCTCCTGTTCTCTGCCTGAATGCAAGTCAAGAAGGGCTAGTGGCTTCTGGAGCAGAAGGTGGAGATCTCATGGTTTGGGGTGAAGATGGGACTCCATTAGGACACACACGCTTCCAAGGGGCAGACGATGTTACCAGTGTCTTATtcgctccctcctgccccaccaaGCTCTATGCCTCACATGGAGAAACCATTAGCATACTGGATGTCAGGTCTCTCAAAGGATCCTTGGACGATTTTCATGCGAATGAAGAAGAAATCAACTGTGTTTCACTGAATGAAACTGAAAACCTTCTGGCTTCTGCTGATGACTCCGGAACAATCAAAATCCTAGACTTGGAAAATAAGAAAGTTAGCAGATCACTGAAGAGACATTCcaatatctgttcttctgtagCTTTTCGGCCTCAAAGACCTCAGAGCCTGGTGTCATGTGGACTGGATATGCAG GTGATGCTGTGGAACCTTCAGAAAGCCCGGCCACTCTGGATTACAAATTTGCAGGAGGATGAAACAGAAGAAATGGAAGACCCACAATCACCTGGTCAGCTTCTAAACCCTGCCCTAGCCCACTCTGTGTCTGTGGCATCGTGTGGCAATATTTTTAGTTGTGGTGCAGAAGATGGTAAGATTCGAATCTTTAGGGTGATGGGAGTCAAGTGTGAACAGGAACTGGGATTTAAGGGCCACACCTTAGGGGTATCCCATGTCTGCTTTCTGCCAGAATCCTATTTGCTGCTTACTGGAGGGAATGATGGGAAGATAATGTTGTGGGATGTAAGCAGTGAAGTTGAGAAAAAACAGAAGAGTCCTATAAAACATACCcacaagaagaaaaccaaaagggCAGCTTATACCAAGCAGGGTGGAAACACTCATGCTTCAGCAGCAGGTGAAGACGAACATGGCAAAATTTTACCAAAGTTAAGTATTGAACATGGAGAAAAAGTGAACTGGCTCTTGAGTACAAAAATAAAGGGATACCAAAATATATTGGTAGCTGATCAAACTAATTGTATATCTGTATatcctttaaaagaattttaa
- the WDR53 gene encoding WD repeat-containing protein 53 isoform X2 — MAVKWTGGHFSPVLCLNASQEGLVASGAEGGDLMVWGEDGTPLGHTRFQGADDVTSVLFAPSCPTKLYASHGETISILDVRSLKGSLDDFHANEEEINCVSLNETENLLASADDSGTIKILDLENKKVSRSLKRHSNICSSVAFRPQRPQSLVSCGLDMQVMLWNLQKARPLWITNLQEDETEEMEDPQSPGQLLNPALAHSVSVASCGNIFSCGAEDESYLLLTGGNDGKIMLWDVSSEVEKKQKSPIKHTHKKKTKRAAYTKQGGNTHASAAGEDEHGKILPKLSIEHGEKVNWLLSTKIKGYQNILVADQTNCISVYPLKEF; from the exons ATGGCAGTCAAGTGGACTGGTGGACATTTTTCTCCTGTTCTCTGCCTGAATGCAAGTCAAGAAGGGCTAGTGGCTTCTGGAGCAGAAGGTGGAGATCTCATGGTTTGGGGTGAAGATGGGACTCCATTAGGACACACACGCTTCCAAGGGGCAGACGATGTTACCAGTGTCTTATtcgctccctcctgccccaccaaGCTCTATGCCTCACATGGAGAAACCATTAGCATACTGGATGTCAGGTCTCTCAAAGGATCCTTGGACGATTTTCATGCGAATGAAGAAGAAATCAACTGTGTTTCACTGAATGAAACTGAAAACCTTCTGGCTTCTGCTGATGACTCCGGAACAATCAAAATCCTAGACTTGGAAAATAAGAAAGTTAGCAGATCACTGAAGAGACATTCcaatatctgttcttctgtagCTTTTCGGCCTCAAAGACCTCAGAGCCTGGTGTCATGTGGACTGGATATGCAG GTGATGCTGTGGAACCTTCAGAAAGCCCGGCCACTCTGGATTACAAATTTGCAGGAGGATGAAACAGAAGAAATGGAAGACCCACAATCACCTGGTCAGCTTCTAAACCCTGCCCTAGCCCACTCTGTGTCTGTGGCATCGTGTGGCAATATTTTTAGTTGTGGTGCAGAAGATG AATCCTATTTGCTGCTTACTGGAGGGAATGATGGGAAGATAATGTTGTGGGATGTAAGCAGTGAAGTTGAGAAAAAACAGAAGAGTCCTATAAAACATACCcacaagaagaaaaccaaaagggCAGCTTATACCAAGCAGGGTGGAAACACTCATGCTTCAGCAGCAGGTGAAGACGAACATGGCAAAATTTTACCAAAGTTAAGTATTGAACATGGAGAAAAAGTGAACTGGCTCTTGAGTACAAAAATAAAGGGATACCAAAATATATTGGTAGCTGATCAAACTAATTGTATATCTGTATatcctttaaaagaattttaa
- the WDR53 gene encoding WD repeat-containing protein 53 isoform X4 has translation MLWNLQKARPLWITNLQEDETEEMEDPQSPGQLLNPALAHSVSVASCGNIFSCGAEDGKIRIFRVMGVKCEQELGFKGHTLGVSHVCFLPESYLLLTGGNDGKIMLWDVSSEVEKKQKSPIKHTHKKKTKRAAYTKQGGNTHASAAGEDEHGKILPKLSIEHGEKVNWLLSTKIKGYQNILVADQTNCISVYPLKEF, from the coding sequence ATGCTGTGGAACCTTCAGAAAGCCCGGCCACTCTGGATTACAAATTTGCAGGAGGATGAAACAGAAGAAATGGAAGACCCACAATCACCTGGTCAGCTTCTAAACCCTGCCCTAGCCCACTCTGTGTCTGTGGCATCGTGTGGCAATATTTTTAGTTGTGGTGCAGAAGATGGTAAGATTCGAATCTTTAGGGTGATGGGAGTCAAGTGTGAACAGGAACTGGGATTTAAGGGCCACACCTTAGGGGTATCCCATGTCTGCTTTCTGCCAGAATCCTATTTGCTGCTTACTGGAGGGAATGATGGGAAGATAATGTTGTGGGATGTAAGCAGTGAAGTTGAGAAAAAACAGAAGAGTCCTATAAAACATACCcacaagaagaaaaccaaaagggCAGCTTATACCAAGCAGGGTGGAAACACTCATGCTTCAGCAGCAGGTGAAGACGAACATGGCAAAATTTTACCAAAGTTAAGTATTGAACATGGAGAAAAAGTGAACTGGCTCTTGAGTACAAAAATAAAGGGATACCAAAATATATTGGTAGCTGATCAAACTAATTGTATATCTGTATatcctttaaaagaattttaa